The genomic region ATGCTACGAAGACGTGCCGACGTGGCGCATGACCGCGCGTCTCGTCTGGGAAGTGCTCAAGGCCAAATCGGACCTCGTGGTTTTGCCGGGTTATCACCGCCCCGAGTACTGGGCGATGATGGCCGCGTGCATCGTGACGGGAAAGCGCCGCGCCGTGTTTTGCGATTCCACCGCGCGCGACAATCCGCGCCGCATGGTGACGTCGCTGCCCAAGCGGGTGTTCTTCGCGCTGTGCGACGGTTACTTCGCCTTCGGCACGCGCAGCCGCGAGTATCTGATGTCGCTCGGTGCCAAGCAGGACAAGATTTTCACGCCGTGCCAGGCCGCCGCGCTGCCGCGCGCGTTCTCCACCGAGACGGTCGTGGAAGACCGCCTCGCGCATCGGCAAGGCAAGAAGCCTGTGTTTCTGTTCGTTGGGCGCTTGTCGGCGGAGAAAGGTGTCGACACGCTCGTCGATGCGTTCAAGCTCCTGAGAAAGACCGTGCCCGATGCACAGTTGCGCATCGTCGGCACAGGGGCGCTCGGCGATGAGCTGAAGAAGCAGGTCGCCGATGCGGGCCTGCAGGAAGCCGTGCATTTTCTCGGCAGCCTTCAGGACGGGCC from Caballeronia sp. Lep1P3 harbors:
- a CDS encoding glycosyltransferase family 4 protein, which codes for MSASVTIFHNVVWSRHKGAVLSALHHLSGTGSIRYSMVQIADTEHDRIGFSDVDYSFHRYPMTKLYNGCYEDVPTWRMTARLVWEVLKAKSDLVVLPGYHRPEYWAMMAACIVTGKRRAVFCDSTARDNPRRMVTSLPKRVFFALCDGYFAFGTRSREYLMSLGAKQDKIFTPCQAAALPRAFSTETVVEDRLAHRQGKKPVFLFVGRLSAEKGVDTLVDAFKLLRKTVPDAQLRIVGTGALGDELKKQVADAGLQEAVHFLGSLQDGPLSREYFGATCMVLPSKREPWGLVTNEALNHGCPVIVSESCGCVPELVVEGVSGYAFPAGDVASLHRTMLKSLEAFADTAGVAKRCAEVIRRFDPPSAAANIARGCALLLTN